The window TAGGAAGGATTCAAACGTTACACAAGACTATGCCGCATTTGATAGCATTCTTAACCAATATGGGTTTGGAATGAATGATAAAAAGATGGTTGAAGCAATGTATGAATTTACTACAGATAAAAAACTCGGATATATTGACTGGTTAGAAGGGAATGGTGGTGCTAATTTTGGGTTTGGGGGAGGCTTTACCGGAAACGTCACTCCTGGGGACAATGTTCCAGCAAAGTACATGGAATATTACCGTAATGCAGAAAAAAAATATGGCGTTGATTGGTATGTATTAGCCGCTTTGCACTTTGTTGAAACATCGTTTTCAGATTCACAGGACTCAAGCAATGTAAGTACAGTCGGGGCTATCGGTCCGTTCCAATTCATGCCCCTTACCTGGTTAGGATGGTCTGCATCTAATGACTACGGAGGCACTAGTTTAGGAAATGCTTCAATTCCCGTAAGTGTAATATCTAGTCCATCCAGTATTAAGAAGTATGGAGGTTACGGAGTAGACGGTGATGGAGATGGGAAGGCAGATCCTTGGTCTGTAGCTGATGCTTCCATGTCAGCAGCCAATTATTTGGTGGCGAGTGGATACCATTCGGATAAGCGGAAGGCTCTGTACTCATATAACCACGCTCAATGGTATGTCGATAAGGTATTGAGCTATGCTGATCAATTCCACAAGGCGGCTACTTACACACCAGAAAATGGAATGCCACCGCCCACAAAAGGTGAAGTTATGGCACCGGCTACTGGGCAAATTACTACAAACTTTGGATGGGATACTCTTAATGGGCAAAGAAGGATCCATTACGGAATGGACATAGGGAAAGGTGGGCGCTCATCAGTACCCATCGTAGCTTTTGCAGATGGATCCGTTAAAAATTCATATTTCTCTTCAACATACGGGAATGTAGTGATTATTTCTCACAATATCGGAGGGCAAAAAATAGAGTCGTTATATGCTCATATGGAAAACAGAAACGTATCAACTGGGCAAAAAGTAAAAAAAGGGACTCTTCTGGGTTATATGGGTAATACGGGGTATTCGTATGGGGCTCACTTACATTTTGAACTTCATAAAGGTTCCTGGAACGCTCAGAAATCTAACGCCTTCGATCCTTTAACGATGGTTAAGATTCCAGCATCTTAATTTAAAATGGGGTGTCTTGTTTGTCACAACGTTTTCAAATACTCATTACTTTTGGAGTTATATTAATTCTAATTGGGTGTTTTGTAAGCACTAAATATTTGGAGTTTGGTACTAAAAAGGTCACGTTGGACATCGGGTATTCGGAAATTGAGTTAAACAAGGAAAAAGAGAGACAACAAGCCTTGATCAATGCCTCTACCTTAATGCAAGATGATGTTTCTGACGAGACCATTTATTCTGATAGTGAAGCCACAGAAAATACAAAGGACGAGGCTATTAGTAAGTTTATTGCAAGCGCCAAATCTGAGGATATTGAAGGGTTTATGCAATCCTTTGATCCTCAGTCTTTAAATACTAGTTTATTAGAAGAAGAGAATGAAAATAATTTGGAGGTAATTGCGCAATTCATAAAAGAAATATCGAGAGACGGTATTAAGGAAGTGCAAGTAATTGAGAAGAAAAAAGAGCAACAAAAGCGAGAAGTGCTTATTACTTACCAGGGTAATGAGAGAACTAGGATAGTAATTTCTTTCAGCCGATCCTCTTCAGTTCATCATGATCATGAACATGGAGTGGGTGATTATGTTATTGCAACACCACCCACTAAAATTATTGAGGAGATTAAACAGAATCTAAAACCCGCCTCTTAAAGGCGGGTTTATTTTGATAAAACTTTTAATTTGGCCATCTTCCAGGAGCCGAAATTTCTAATATACGTTGTCGCTGCAGGTAATTTGTTTTCTTTTGCATATACATTCCAACTAACCTGGCTCTTAAAGTATTCTAAATTCTGTCGTGCTATTGTAATTAACTCATCATGTGTATATTTCTTTCTAATTGAACTCTTAACTAATTTATTTAGCTCTTCATATGATAAGTAGCTCCTAATGGTTTTGTATGTTGGAAGGGAGTTGCTTTTGGCAAATATATCCCATTCGTTAGGGGACGTATATTTTTCTTTATACTCAAGAAGAACTTGAATTATTTGTTCTTTAGTGTAGGTATTTACCCTTGTTCTACCTGATTCTTTACCTAAAATCTTCCCCACT is drawn from Rossellomorea marisflavi and contains these coding sequences:
- a CDS encoding peptidoglycan DD-metalloendopeptidase family protein — encoded protein: MIPERQQEQKNPAVEIAKNVGKDKLKKAGKKVAKKAIKKGAVLAKKAISIALKALLKVIVSILGYIGVPGILIIAGIVVVVIIVFLSFSFFFGTGSDLDNDDQELYEYMVSELDKTIDTSLPEQKKYRVPEELLAAVIQSDIITEDYKGKEKDLIKEMAQALKPTFEYEDFNEYKETYTKTCEDGKCKSTKVKKKDNWNKKITFVNAWNGSATYTYSEDLSDWTYKKSERIEVRTRKEKVETVNDEGVKVVKYVDEDYDVKIETYKYSRNMKVNRKDSNVTQDYAAFDSILNQYGFGMNDKKMVEAMYEFTTDKKLGYIDWLEGNGGANFGFGGGFTGNVTPGDNVPAKYMEYYRNAEKKYGVDWYVLAALHFVETSFSDSQDSSNVSTVGAIGPFQFMPLTWLGWSASNDYGGTSLGNASIPVSVISSPSSIKKYGGYGVDGDGDGKADPWSVADASMSAANYLVASGYHSDKRKALYSYNHAQWYVDKVLSYADQFHKAATYTPENGMPPPTKGEVMAPATGQITTNFGWDTLNGQRRIHYGMDIGKGGRSSVPIVAFADGSVKNSYFSSTYGNVVIISHNIGGQKIESLYAHMENRNVSTGQKVKKGTLLGYMGNTGYSYGAHLHFELHKGSWNAQKSNAFDPLTMVKIPAS